ACTTGCAGTATTCTTCGAATTTATGAGAGAGGTTAATAAGGCATTAGATGAGGGTAAGATTTCGCAGAGGGATTTAGAGTTCTGCAGAGCATTCGTAAACTCCTTCAACGCAATATTTAACGTCATACCACAATATGAGGAGAAGCTTGAACCGGAGCTTCAAGCCTTGATCAAGGAGAGGGAGGAGGCTAGGCGTAGAAAAGATTGGGCAACCGCAGATAAAATCAGAGAAGAGTTAAGGAGACGTGGTGTGTTACTTGAGGACACTCCACAGGGAGTGAGGTGGAGGAGGGTTAAGCCGCTAACTCCTTGATCTTGTTGCCGAGACGATAGATAGAACATCTCTGTCCTTGAGCTCGTAGTCTGTGGGTAGTCTTAGACCTGTTCTAGCATCTATAGCGTAGAGCAGCCCCTTCTCTAACTCAGTATGTATCTCTCTGGCTAGGTCTCTAACAGTAGAGCCTGAGGGCATAAGGAGCACATCTGGTAGCACATGTCCATGTTTATCGGAGAGCTTGGTGGGATCATAGACGGGGTAGACGGTGTTCATCCTTAGAAGCTTGAAGACAGCGACATTAATAGCGAATTGGACACCAGTCCTCATGAATTGGCCTAAGACCGCTCTTTTGATAAAGTTAAGCGCCCACCTCTGTCTCTCGTTCAGCAGATTCGGATTCACTACCTTAAAGCGTTCCTCACCCGGTATATACTCTATTAGACCTTTTTCACTAGCCCGCCTCAGTATCAGCTCTGCTTCAGCACTGGCTGGCACGACGATCATATCTGGGTAGGCTTCTTGTATACGCTTAAAGTTCTCTGGTGCTGTTCTAAGATCCATCTTGTTCGCTACGATCAGTGTGGGTTTGGAGATGTCCCTTAGTATCCAGCAGAATTCTTTACACTCTTCATCCGACCAGTTTTCAAAGTCCTTACCTTCAAGCTTTGCTTGCTGTAAAGCGGTCTTCACATGAAGCTCTTTCACGCCGATGCCGCTGAAGACTTCTCTGATGGCCGCTTCTAACGCGGACCCACCTTTTATGCTTCGAGAAATCTTATCGGCGTTGTTCTGCAGAAGGCGAAGATACCAGAGGACGAGCTCCTCTTCTATGTCACCTATGTCTGCAACAGGATCTCCTGTCCCAGGCTCTGTTATACGCCCATCAGCATCCACACTACCAGATGCGTCAACTATGTGGAGTAAGGCGTCTGACTGCGCGGCGTGGCTGAGGAATTGAAAGCCCAAACCCTTGCCCGCAGAGGCACCCTTAATTAAACCCGGTAAGTCTATAAGTTCCACGGGTATAAGCCTCCAGCCTTCTATACATTTTGAGTTAACTGGGTCGTCCTTTACTTTGAATTCTTTATGGACGCAGAGTGTTATTGCTGATGCTGTTCCTGCGTAGGGTGTCTTGGTCGTAAAGGGGTAAGTAGAAACCTCTCCAGATAATAGGGTAGCTGCGTTAAAGAAGGTCGTCTTACCTGTATTCGTCTTACCTATAAGCCCAAGCCTTAACCTCATACCAACCCAACCATCTTATTGTTTGTAGAGGCTTTTAAATCTAGCTTAGCATATCCCTAAAATAAGTGCTGAGCGCTAGCCTCTAGTGTTGAGGAGGGTATCTGTAAGGGCTGCTGACGGTATAGTGGTTGAGTATGGAGATATGAAGCTGCTTCTAGATCCGACTAGATCTGGTGGTGGGGGGCTGGTATTTGTTTCGCACGCACACCAAGACCATTTACTTGAGTCAGGTGGGCAGAAGGTTTTAGCATCGAGGGAGACGGCTGCTTTGGCTGCTGCTCGTGGTAGAGTTATCCAGAATCTTGTATCGGATATGGATGGGCTTGAGATGATGAACTCTGGGCACATCTTC
This genomic stretch from Nitrososphaerota archaeon harbors:
- a CDS encoding redox-regulated ATPase YchF, giving the protein MRLRLGLIGKTNTGKTTFFNAATLLSGEVSTYPFTTKTPYAGTASAITLCVHKEFKVKDDPVNSKCIEGWRLIPVELIDLPGLIKGASAGKGLGFQFLSHAAQSDALLHIVDASGSVDADGRITEPGTGDPVADIGDIEEELVLWYLRLLQNNADKISRSIKGGSALEAAIREVFSGIGVKELHVKTALQQAKLEGKDFENWSDEECKEFCWILRDISKPTLIVANKMDLRTAPENFKRIQEAYPDMIVVPASAEAELILRRASEKGLIEYIPGEERFKVVNPNLLNERQRWALNFIKRAVLGQFMRTGVQFAINVAVFKLLRMNTVYPVYDPTKLSDKHGHVLPDVLLMPSGSTVRDLAREIHTELEKGLLYAIDARTGLRLPTDYELKDRDVLSIVSATRSRS